The Vespula vulgaris chromosome 10, iyVesVulg1.1, whole genome shotgun sequence nucleotide sequence TACCTACATTTAAACCACCTTCGTCAGttcaattttataatgataacaTAGTAGATAGAGGTCAATTTAGAATACATAGGCATGATACTGATTCACTAATTGCTACCATTAAAGAGTTACAAATGCAAAATAAATCTTTACATCAACAACTATTAGAATATCAAGAAATTAAtgcaataaatgaaaatttacataCTAATATAAGGCAACTAACTTCTGAAGTTACTGCACTGAAAGCTAAGTGAGTGTAAATGTAAGCTCTATAGATTTTTTacattcaaagaaaatataagattatttataataatgtatttatataagaagaatgtaatattaattcattttattagatTACTAGAGacacaaaaagtaaaaaatattctagaaTCCACtcataaagaaaatgttcaacaatataaaaataaagttagtGAACAATTTTCTAAACTGAAATTTCAATTACATGAGGCTgaatgtaaaaatgaaaatttaaataacaatttgCTTACAATGTCACAAGAATTGGATAAAATTATTCGTGATAAGGTAAGAAGTAAAAAATGCTGAATATAGAAAAACAAgatttttaatagttttttcTAAGGAAGAAGAGATTAATACAATAAAGAAGCAATGTATGGATAAATTAGAATCCATGCGCCAACAATATGAAGttcttttaaaagtaaaagatttagaaataaatacacaGGTAGATTTAATTCATCAGAAGGATTTGGAATTATccaaaaaagatgaagaaggaaataagaaaactgAATTACtgacaaataaaattaaggaGATGGAAATTAAGCTTGAAACAGAGACAAAagatgtaattatttataagttaCAAATTGTTGcatgttaaattttatattaaatgatctaaatatatactttcagGATGATAAATTACGAGCTATGTTAACAGATCAAAATGCAATAATGAGACAAGAATTTGATAAGATAAGAAGTGAAATGGAACTTGTATCTCAAAATCAAAATGAGAATTTAGTTTCTAAAATGATAACCTTGAAGAAGACTATACTAAAGCTTCAAAAGTCGAAAGACAAACTTGCATacgattatgaaaaaaaaattaaccaTATTCTTAAggtttatttataacatttgcaattaatatgattttgtagtttaattttttttttaatttatttttctgcaATACAGAACAAAGATTTGGAAATTAagtcattatatatacaatttcaagGACAGAAAACTGACTTATGCACATCCTTGTGTTCGGAAAAACAATGCGAATTAAATTCTCTTGTAGATtcattagaagaaaaatataaactgCTTCTTGTAACAGCTGATGCAACAGCTGAAAATCAGCGTCAGAATTATCTTAaggtaaaattatttgatttgtgtaattatatacttctttAATCATTGTGTATtacttacataaatatttcttttttacttatttaacttaatttttcaatattttttttttatatattaaaaatatcttaaaatttcatatacatttttttttaattttcagaaaataagcatattagaaaatgaactatatcaagtaaaaaaaaatattcgaagtaatgattaatgaatataatggTAATGAATATGgtaatgaatataatagtaatgtattattattactatttttagtGTTCTGTAATAatgtcatatatattaataaaaagacgCGTaagtatatcattattttaatctatatttattttcttaattattaagttatagataaataaaactgaataaataaattcaaaaaaactATAAATGGATTACAC carries:
- the LOC127066765 gene encoding centrosomal protein of 112 kDa-like is translated as MSQLQDRDEQEALKQDEFFKKTLISVKPFILNLTSVTDAQLCKVWLDKLSLSSSQRNLRNEYLLELYQQLKKGHVGGIFSEPPPLGSLIPLPKSYRMVYISSSLSDLSEFSTTSYHKCEQINDYKTCSQNTTSRIQDKNSTSTSQYVPTFKPPSSVQFYNDNIVDRGQFRIHRHDTDSLIATIKELQMQNKSLHQQLLEYQEINAINENLHTNIRQLTSEVTALKAKLLETQKVKNILESTHKENVQQYKNKVSEQFSKLKFQLHEAECKNENLNNNLLTMSQELDKIIRDKEEEINTIKKQCMDKLESMRQQYEVLLKVKDLEINTQVDLIHQKDLELSKKDEEGNKKTELLTNKIKEMEIKLETETKDDDKLRAMLTDQNAIMRQEFDKIRSEMELVSQNQNENLVSKMITLKKTILKLQKSKDKLAYDYEKKINHILKNKDLEIKSLYIQFQGQKTDLCTSLCSEKQCELNSLVDSLEEKYKLLLVTADATAENQRQNYLKKISILENELYQVKKNIRSND